The bacterium genome includes a region encoding these proteins:
- a CDS encoding diguanylate cyclase: protein MTENRNALSLKYRLIFYICGFSFATLSYILGVWAYGVESADWGYPEVYRILLNNLQINFQSHYLTFFSWQIICISIAGIIGHLFDMEVYHRLKAEQRANIDGLTDIYNHRYFQERLANEIERANRYSRPLCLIMLDLDNFKIFNDTWGHQEGDKLLKWFADICAGCIRNIDILARYGGEEFVIILPETEAQEALEVAERIRHTVSRRSKGTFGNNKRTTVSAGIAGFPSQGQTPHQLVLNADAALYYAKQQGKNRCFVYREEFHCSYRANPGHVKPLLDDDDISAIEALAAMADAKDSHSRGHSLSVMSLSVTLAESIGMSAEEINNLKIAALLHDIGRIATPEKILEKSEPLEADEWQQIENQPKLGSCILKRMQQMSSIVPAVKHHHERYDGKGYPAKLAGKNIPLLARIIAITEAFDAMTSNRSYRKALTVDEAVNELKTCAGTQFDPDLVKLFVETIEKRGYKKEAA, encoded by the coding sequence ATGACTGAAAATCGAAACGCACTGAGCTTGAAATATCGTTTGATATTTTATATATGTGGTTTTTCGTTTGCCACACTTTCTTACATTCTTGGTGTCTGGGCATACGGAGTTGAATCGGCTGACTGGGGATATCCAGAAGTCTACCGTATCCTACTTAACAACCTGCAGATTAACTTTCAGAGTCACTATCTCACTTTTTTCTCCTGGCAAATTATCTGCATAAGTATTGCAGGGATTATTGGGCATCTCTTTGATATGGAAGTGTATCACAGACTGAAAGCTGAGCAGCGTGCCAACATAGACGGTCTGACCGATATATACAACCATCGCTACTTCCAGGAAAGACTGGCTAATGAGATCGAGAGAGCGAATCGCTATAGCAGACCGCTGTGCCTGATAATGCTCGACCTCGATAATTTCAAAATTTTCAACGATACCTGGGGGCACCAGGAAGGTGATAAGCTCTTAAAGTGGTTCGCTGATATTTGTGCAGGCTGCATTAGAAACATTGATATACTTGCCCGCTACGGCGGCGAAGAGTTCGTAATAATCTTGCCGGAAACCGAAGCCCAAGAAGCTCTTGAAGTCGCCGAAAGAATCAGGCATACAGTATCTAGGCGCAGCAAGGGTACGTTCGGCAACAATAAGCGAACGACCGTGAGCGCCGGTATTGCAGGTTTTCCATCTCAAGGCCAGACCCCTCATCAGCTTGTCCTTAATGCAGATGCTGCGCTGTATTATGCCAAACAGCAGGGTAAGAACCGCTGTTTTGTGTATAGAGAAGAGTTTCACTGCTCATATCGAGCCAATCCCGGTCATGTGAAGCCGCTCTTGGACGATGATGATATAAGTGCAATCGAAGCACTGGCTGCGATGGCAGATGCCAAGGACAGTCACAGCCGTGGGCATTCTCTATCTGTGATGAGCTTGTCTGTGACGCTTGCCGAATCAATCGGCATGTCTGCTGAAGAAATAAACAATCTCAAGATAGCTGCGTTGCTGCACGATATCGGTCGAATTGCCACGCCGGAGAAAATACTGGAGAAATCAGAACCGCTTGAAGCCGATGAATGGCAGCAGATCGAAAACCAGCCGAAGCTGGGCTCTTGTATACTTAAGCGAATGCAGCAGATGAGTTCGATAGTGCCTGCTGTAAAGCATCACCATGAGCGCTATGACGGCAAAGGCTATCCTGCAAAGCTCGCCGGCAAGAATATACCTCTGCTTGCCCGCATTATCGCTATCACGGAAGCATTTGACGCCATGACCAGCAATCGTTCATACAGAAAAGCACTGACAGTTGATGAGGCAGTCAACGAGCTAAAAACCTGTGCGGGCACACAGTTTGATCCCGACCTTGTAAAATTGTTTGTGGAGACAATTGAAAAACGAGGTTATAAAAAGGAAGCTGCTTAG
- a CDS encoding DUF5658 family protein, whose translation MKSRIIPVNAAILFVGMADLITTLFWFATGRATEVNPIMAIVLQAGIVFFVLVKIATLGAYVIVMEWYRRHRNPVFAGVVGRLTLCAYISIYAVSFYAVNHTYFIR comes from the coding sequence TTGAAATCACGAATAATTCCAGTCAATGCGGCTATTCTGTTCGTGGGTATGGCGGATCTGATAACAACGCTCTTCTGGTTTGCGACCGGCCGAGCAACGGAAGTCAACCCAATAATGGCAATAGTGTTGCAGGCGGGAATTGTGTTTTTTGTCCTCGTAAAGATTGCCACACTTGGAGCATATGTCATCGTCATGGAGTGGTATCGGCGGCATCGCAATCCAGTGTTTGCAGGTGTGGTCGGCAGGCTCACTCTTTGTGCTTACATCAGCATTTACGCTGTCTCGTTTTACGCAGTCAACCACACGTACTTTATAAGGTAG
- the murJ gene encoding murein biosynthesis integral membrane protein MurJ has protein sequence MASHQSFKKAAGLMLVAVLLSRFLGLIRDMIIAHQFGQTGVTSAYTSAFNLPDLLYFFLSSGALSAAFIPVFTERFTNGKQKEAWEVYSIIACFMGIVMGGAVILFWIFAKPLVCVLAVPGFVKHHPELIPLTTLLTRIILPCQLFFFLGGLMMASLQSRQEFRATAAGPVIYNVGIIFGALVLSHWFNIAGVAIGTLIGAFAGNIVYTYYWMRKLGFEFHPSLNLRHPGVIKVAQLALPVVFGLGLPQIDVIVNRWFASFVSASAPSALYNANRLMQVPLGIFAQAAGTAILPLLATYAAKHAYDDMRSGIAYGLRAIMVESIPSMMFMVIMADPLVRTVYMSGKFGPESVNTAAVPLIFYSLGIFAWAGQAIVARGFFALQDTITPVVTGTIATIIFIPINYILMRHMGTGGIALATTIAVSLHFFALVWFLRKKLHGIEGGSVLKTVGRIIIAAALMGVVCFGVRVGMSRLVGSWQLQEGDIRKPVAFARTLKEGSTPMSAYLYSRLSSEAKRDLNTADGRRDMMHDLNMVIKNGSVRPNNVKLSPEQNRRALEAAYPSFIVKRPIDRVESRMGSFLTVLAAMILGGGLYLVMLRILKVNELDYLWSGLRKKFFKRPGGGDGNAGAQAPEPLTVQEPD, from the coding sequence ATGGCATCACACCAATCTTTCAAAAAAGCCGCCGGACTTATGCTCGTGGCGGTGCTGCTGAGTCGTTTTCTCGGTCTGATCCGGGATATGATCATAGCCCACCAGTTCGGTCAGACAGGAGTGACAAGCGCGTATACCTCCGCATTTAACCTGCCCGATCTACTCTATTTTTTCCTTTCGAGCGGTGCTCTATCGGCGGCGTTTATTCCGGTCTTTACCGAGCGCTTCACCAACGGCAAGCAAAAAGAGGCATGGGAAGTCTATAGCATTATTGCCTGTTTCATGGGCATTGTCATGGGTGGGGCAGTTATACTCTTCTGGATATTTGCTAAGCCGCTTGTATGCGTGCTGGCTGTGCCAGGGTTTGTAAAGCATCATCCCGAGCTTATACCGCTGACAACTCTCCTGACACGTATAATCCTGCCATGCCAGCTCTTCTTTTTCCTTGGCGGATTGATGATGGCTTCGCTGCAGTCCAGGCAGGAGTTTCGCGCTACTGCTGCAGGGCCGGTAATCTACAACGTAGGCATTATCTTCGGCGCGCTGGTGCTTAGCCACTGGTTTAACATTGCCGGTGTAGCTATTGGAACACTAATCGGCGCATTTGCAGGAAACATTGTTTATACATATTACTGGATGCGCAAACTCGGCTTTGAATTTCATCCCAGCTTGAATCTGCGGCATCCAGGTGTTATCAAGGTTGCGCAACTTGCCCTGCCTGTAGTATTTGGACTTGGTCTTCCTCAGATCGATGTCATAGTCAACCGATGGTTTGCCAGTTTTGTCTCTGCATCTGCTCCTTCTGCATTGTACAATGCTAATCGTCTGATGCAGGTTCCACTCGGAATCTTCGCTCAAGCCGCAGGCACGGCGATACTCCCACTGCTTGCAACTTATGCCGCAAAACATGCCTATGATGACATGCGCAGCGGCATAGCCTATGGACTGCGCGCGATAATGGTCGAGAGCATTCCGTCGATGATGTTTATGGTAATCATGGCTGACCCATTGGTGCGGACGGTGTATATGTCCGGCAAATTCGGGCCTGAAAGCGTCAACACAGCGGCTGTCCCCTTGATATTCTACTCACTCGGGATATTTGCCTGGGCTGGTCAAGCGATTGTGGCGCGCGGCTTCTTTGCACTGCAGGACACGATCACACCAGTTGTAACCGGCACGATTGCCACAATTATCTTTATTCCGATCAACTACATTCTAATGCGCCATATGGGCACAGGCGGCATTGCCTTGGCTACCACAATAGCCGTCTCACTGCATTTCTTTGCTCTGGTGTGGTTTCTTCGCAAGAAGCTCCACGGTATCGAAGGCGGCAGCGTTCTGAAGACAGTCGGACGTATTATTATTGCCGCTGCTCTTATGGGAGTTGTCTGCTTTGGAGTGCGCGTGGGCATGTCTCGGCTTGTTGGTTCATGGCAGCTTCAGGAGGGTGATATACGCAAGCCGGTAGCATTTGCCCGCACACTAAAAGAAGGCAGCACACCTATGTCGGCGTATTTGTATTCCAGGCTGTCATCTGAGGCAAAGCGTGATCTAAACACTGCCGACGGCCGTCGGGATATGATGCATGATCTAAACATGGTTATCAAGAACGGCAGCGTCCGTCCCAACAATGTGAAGCTTTCGCCCGAACAGAACAGAAGAGCCCTTGAAGCAGCATACCCGAGTTTTATTGTCAAGCGTCCAATAGACAGAGTTGAAAGCAGGATGGGTTCATTCCTGACTGTATTGGCGGCAATGATTCTAGGCGGCGGCCTGTATCTGGTGATGCTCAGGATTCTTAAGGTCAACGAACTCGATTACCTCTGGAGCGGTCTGAGGAAAAAGTTCTTCAAGCGGCCGGGCGGTGGAGACGGCAACGCTGGTGCTCAAGCTCCCGAGCCACTTACAGTCCAGGAGCCGGACTAG
- the rfbB gene encoding dTDP-glucose 4,6-dehydratase has translation MKNLLVTGGAGFIGSNFVRYILGRHDDLSITVFDALTYAGHLENLEDVKDDPRFKFVKGDIRDADDVAKLVDDADIVLNFAAESHVDRSINDAENTMTTNVMGVFTLCEAAKKYGVEKFIQISTDEVYGDIEEGFSKETDPVSPNSPYSAGKAGGELLAKSYYRTYDLPVMVTRGSNTYGPYQQPEKLVPLFVSNAMEGKPLPVYGDGMQIRDWLHVLDHCSGIETVMLKGKPGEIYNIGGNNQRPNIEIIKIILEVTGKDESLIKHVQDRPGHDRRYALDSAKLLAMGWPRTHDFENGMRETIRWYMKNESWWRPIKEGKDNKEFADKWYANRK, from the coding sequence ATGAAAAACCTTCTCGTCACCGGCGGAGCCGGATTCATTGGAAGCAATTTCGTCAGATACATTCTCGGCAGGCATGACGACCTGAGCATTACTGTGTTTGATGCCCTTACATATGCCGGTCACTTGGAGAACCTGGAAGACGTGAAGGACGACCCAAGGTTCAAGTTCGTGAAGGGCGATATCAGAGATGCCGATGACGTTGCAAAGCTGGTGGATGATGCGGATATAGTGCTCAACTTTGCTGCAGAAAGCCATGTGGACAGGTCTATCAATGATGCAGAAAACACCATGACCACAAACGTGATGGGTGTATTCACGCTCTGCGAGGCTGCAAAGAAGTATGGCGTGGAGAAGTTTATACAGATATCCACGGACGAAGTCTACGGCGACATAGAAGAGGGCTTTTCAAAAGAGACCGACCCCGTGTCTCCCAATAGCCCATATTCGGCGGGTAAAGCTGGTGGAGAACTGTTGGCGAAGTCGTATTATCGCACTTACGACCTGCCTGTGATGGTTACACGAGGCTCGAACACTTATGGTCCATATCAGCAGCCTGAAAAGCTGGTTCCACTATTTGTGTCCAATGCGATGGAAGGCAAGCCTCTGCCTGTCTACGGCGACGGCATGCAAATTCGCGACTGGCTGCATGTGCTCGACCACTGCTCAGGCATTGAAACTGTGATGCTCAAGGGCAAGCCCGGCGAGATATACAACATCGGCGGCAACAATCAGCGTCCGAATATAGAGATTATCAAGATCATACTCGAGGTCACCGGTAAGGATGAGAGCCTGATAAAGCATGTGCAGGACCGACCCGGCCATGACCGCCGCTATGCTCTCGATTCCGCCAAGCTGCTGGCAATGGGCTGGCCGCGCACGCACGACTTCGAGAACGGCATGCGCGAGACTATCCGCTGGTATATGAAGAATGAGTCCTGGTGGCGTCCAATCAAAGAGGGCAAGGACAATAAAGAGTTCGCTGACAAATGGTATGCAAACCGCAAATGA
- a CDS encoding 3-isopropylmalate dehydrogenase, which yields MHKIAVLGGDGTGPEVVREGLKVLEAASHKLGFKYETVEYDWGGDRYIRTGEVLPATAVDEMKKFDAIYLGAIGHPDVKPGILEKGILLALRFGLDQYINLRPVKLYPGVETPLKDKGPADIDYVVVRENTEGLYAGAGGVLKKGTADEVAVQESINTRKGVERCIRYAFEYARKRNKDKKLTLCGKTNVLTYAFDLWERAFHEVGKEYTDITTDYAHVDATTMWMVKNPEWFDVIVTDNMFGDIITDLGAMTQGGMGIAAGGNINPEGVSMFEPIGGSAPKYTGMNVINPLAAIGAVQMMLETLGEQKAADLIDKAIAYVTGSKLKSMSAGKMGYSTTEVGDLVAQFVADAQ from the coding sequence ATGCATAAGATAGCAGTTCTCGGCGGTGACGGCACTGGGCCGGAAGTCGTCAGAGAAGGACTAAAAGTTCTCGAGGCCGCAAGCCATAAGCTTGGTTTCAAGTATGAAACAGTCGAATACGACTGGGGCGGCGACCGATATATACGCACGGGCGAAGTTCTGCCTGCCACTGCGGTAGATGAGATGAAGAAATTCGACGCCATCTATCTGGGCGCAATAGGCCATCCGGATGTCAAACCGGGCATACTCGAAAAGGGCATCCTGCTTGCTCTGCGGTTCGGCCTGGATCAGTATATCAACCTCCGCCCTGTCAAGCTCTATCCCGGTGTCGAGACACCCTTGAAGGATAAAGGTCCTGCGGATATAGACTATGTGGTCGTGCGCGAGAACACTGAGGGTTTGTATGCAGGCGCGGGAGGTGTTCTCAAGAAGGGCACAGCCGATGAAGTGGCGGTGCAGGAGTCGATCAACACTCGCAAGGGCGTCGAAAGATGCATCCGTTATGCGTTTGAATATGCTCGCAAGCGCAACAAGGACAAAAAACTGACCCTATGCGGCAAGACAAACGTCTTGACCTATGCCTTCGACCTTTGGGAGCGGGCATTCCACGAAGTGGGCAAGGAATACACCGACATCACCACAGACTATGCTCATGTGGATGCGACAACCATGTGGATGGTCAAGAACCCGGAGTGGTTCGACGTAATTGTCACGGACAATATGTTCGGTGACATCATCACCGACCTCGGCGCAATGACTCAGGGTGGCATGGGCATAGCAGCGGGCGGCAACATCAACCCCGAGGGTGTGTCTATGTTCGAGCCTATCGGCGGTTCTGCGCCCAAGTATACGGGCATGAACGTCATCAATCCACTTGCTGCAATCGGCGCAGTTCAGATGATGCTGGAAACTCTTGGAGAGCAGAAAGCTGCGGATTTGATAGACAAAGCAATCGCCTATGTCACAGGCAGCAAGCTCAAGAGCATGAGCGCGGGCAAGATGGGCTACTCAACCACAGAAGTGGGAGATTTAGTGGCGCAATTTGTCGCCGACGCCCAATAA
- a CDS encoding C40 family peptidase yields the protein MRPPSDRIGVVVQNVVSLRAEPDSKSEQVTQALIGQNVTIEDGSHGWLYVQTWDTYRAWLPASAVRILPSGSEPYASVGAVAIIRELLVDMRCAPSARAQILTKATISAELEVVDSTESWVELLLPDNRHAYIRKNKARLIDKDLAQTIPLPDPRKLVETARRFVGIPYLWGGSSPFGIDCSGFVQLVYKVHGVTLFRDACHQAKDPRAVPVEQDGLRAGDLVFFAKSNGNVSHVGMMIDMRRFIHSRGSFGVGITPIDDPYYTSIYYGARKMRLATLDPGGGAIG from the coding sequence ATGAGACCTCCCTCCGACCGCATTGGGGTAGTAGTTCAAAATGTGGTATCCCTCAGGGCGGAACCCGACTCAAAATCTGAGCAGGTAACCCAGGCCCTGATCGGTCAGAATGTCACGATTGAAGACGGCTCCCATGGCTGGCTCTACGTTCAAACATGGGATACATATCGGGCATGGCTTCCTGCGAGTGCTGTGCGGATATTACCTTCGGGTTCCGAGCCTTATGCTTCAGTGGGGGCTGTTGCTATAATACGCGAACTGCTCGTGGATATGCGTTGTGCTCCTTCCGCCAGGGCCCAAATTCTCACAAAGGCTACAATCAGCGCCGAACTGGAGGTCGTCGATTCGACAGAGAGTTGGGTCGAACTGCTTTTGCCGGACAATCGGCACGCCTATATACGCAAAAACAAAGCTCGTCTGATCGATAAAGACCTGGCTCAGACAATACCTCTTCCTGACCCACGCAAACTTGTCGAGACCGCTCGTCGTTTTGTTGGGATCCCATATCTTTGGGGAGGTTCATCGCCCTTCGGTATAGACTGTTCCGGTTTTGTGCAGCTTGTCTACAAGGTTCATGGTGTCACACTTTTTCGCGACGCATGCCATCAAGCGAAGGATCCACGTGCCGTTCCAGTCGAGCAAGATGGCCTTCGGGCAGGCGACCTCGTCTTTTTTGCTAAATCCAATGGGAACGTTTCTCATGTCGGTATGATGATCGACATGAGGCGCTTTATCCACTCACGCGGCAGCTTTGGTGTAGGCATTACTCCCATCGACGATCCATATTACACTTCAATCTATTATGGAGCACGCAAGATGCGCCTTGCAACACTCGACCCGGGAGGCGGCGCGATCGGATGA
- a CDS encoding Hsp20/alpha crystallin family protein, whose amino-acid sequence MAREKTLVRREPTEVETFEPYNTFRDMERMFRNFFGVPMVRPPRLWLKELGEFTPEVDMKETDKELILSATIPGMTKDDIDIDVTGDSITISGERKTEEEKPGERYHVRQQSYGAFHVCYSLPAEVKPGEVKANYKHGVLEVVMPKAEEAAKHKVKVEESG is encoded by the coding sequence ATGGCACGTGAAAAAACGCTCGTCAGAAGAGAGCCGACTGAAGTGGAAACATTTGAGCCATATAACACATTTAGGGATATGGAACGGATGTTCAGGAACTTCTTCGGTGTTCCTATGGTTCGACCACCGAGGCTGTGGCTCAAGGAGTTGGGTGAGTTCACACCGGAGGTCGATATGAAAGAAACGGATAAAGAACTCATACTTTCTGCAACAATCCCTGGAATGACCAAAGACGATATAGATATTGACGTCACCGGCGACTCGATCACAATCTCTGGCGAGAGAAAGACCGAGGAGGAAAAGCCCGGTGAAAGATATCATGTCCGCCAGCAAAGCTATGGCGCATTCCATGTTTGTTACTCGCTGCCGGCTGAAGTCAAACCGGGTGAGGTAAAAGCGAATTATAAGCATGGTGTCCTTGAGGTTGTGATGCCTAAGGCAGAAGAGGCGGCAAAGCATAAAGTCAAGGTCGAAGAAAGTGGATAA
- a CDS encoding sulfite exporter TauE/SafE family protein, with product MVSALWFSIIGFLAGISSGLIGIGGATLVIPALVYFFKFSQHKAQGTTLAMMIPPIGFLAAYAYYKAGQVDVKVAAILAVGFFLGGYLGAKFATGIPDNVLKKLFGVFLLIVSLRMIISK from the coding sequence TTGGTAAGCGCACTTTGGTTTTCCATTATTGGTTTTTTGGCAGGTATATCCAGCGGGTTGATCGGCATCGGTGGAGCAACCTTGGTCATCCCTGCATTGGTTTACTTTTTTAAGTTTTCGCAGCACAAGGCCCAGGGCACTACGCTGGCAATGATGATTCCGCCTATAGGGTTTCTAGCTGCATATGCCTACTACAAAGCTGGCCAAGTAGATGTAAAAGTGGCTGCCATTCTAGCAGTTGGTTTCTTTTTGGGTGGATATCTCGGTGCTAAGTTTGCAACCGGTATTCCAGATAATGTGCTCAAGAAACTATTCGGAGTCTTCCTGTTGATTGTTTCGCTCAGGATGATAATCAGCAAGTAG
- a CDS encoding FAD-dependent oxidoreductase, translating into MDDDAYDVVVIGGGPAGLSCALYTARAKLHTLVLDRAPGAGALASTAKIENYPGVKGPVPGSELLDTIRDQAMHFGANYSKSAVMAVDLISETKTFYTPAGTYHGRTAVIATGSLGRHEKILGEENFIGRGVSYCVTCDAAFFKDKVAAVVGHNDVVLEEALFLARFAKIVHLITPMSRLKGTSELLEEIMSTPNVVTHVGLSVKQIVGEQTVAGIIVNDKTGIESTLSLEGIFMLLSGSAPITDFLGGSLKLQSEGCIEVDCNYATSLPGVYAVGDVTCLHPKQAIIAAGEGVVAALAVDKFLSSRERTRVDYI; encoded by the coding sequence ATGGATGATGACGCATACGACGTTGTGGTAATCGGCGGCGGTCCGGCCGGCCTATCATGTGCTCTATATACGGCGCGTGCCAAGCTCCATACACTGGTGCTCGATCGTGCACCCGGCGCAGGCGCACTGGCATCGACCGCCAAGATCGAGAACTATCCGGGTGTAAAGGGACCTGTGCCCGGTTCGGAGTTGTTGGACACGATTAGGGACCAGGCTATGCACTTTGGTGCCAATTATTCCAAAAGTGCTGTAATGGCGGTCGATCTGATCTCCGAGACCAAAACATTCTATACTCCGGCGGGCACATATCATGGTCGCACGGCTGTTATCGCGACCGGTTCTCTGGGCAGGCATGAAAAAATCCTGGGCGAAGAAAATTTTATCGGTAGAGGTGTCAGCTATTGTGTCACCTGCGATGCTGCATTTTTCAAAGACAAAGTGGCTGCGGTGGTTGGTCACAACGACGTCGTGCTGGAAGAGGCATTGTTCCTTGCTCGATTTGCAAAAATCGTCCATCTTATTACGCCGATGAGCCGCCTCAAGGGCACTTCAGAACTGCTTGAAGAGATCATGTCCACGCCAAATGTCGTAACCCACGTTGGTCTTAGCGTCAAACAAATTGTTGGCGAGCAGACTGTAGCAGGCATCATCGTAAACGACAAGACAGGCATAGAATCAACACTGTCCCTTGAAGGAATATTTATGCTTTTATCGGGAAGTGCTCCTATAACTGATTTTCTTGGAGGCTCATTGAAGCTTCAATCGGAAGGATGCATAGAGGTCGATTGTAATTACGCCACCAGTCTGCCGGGTGTTTATGCAGTTGGCGATGTCACATGCCTGCATCCAAAACAAGCCATAATAGCAGCCGGTGAAGGGGTTGTTGCTGCGCTTGCGGTAGACAAATTTCTTTCAAGCAGAGAGAGGACCAGGGTGGATTACATATAG
- a CDS encoding peptidyl-prolyl cis-trans isomerase: MKKAAIWVAVAGVALILTGCGKSCNVADVPATVATVNGQGIPASAYLDMTSRRAGRDVLTSLIEQDIVLKWAKDEGVAPKQDQINKQIEILKRDGVYDRQAKLLGEDAIKSELTAMQARINLAKKVSKVTDSELKSAYEMMKQRYVHGPRKYVALIINPDKKMVEDAAKAIKGGKSFDEASAEYGDKRFSMGGGPIEIWIAEDQQGMPKELTDAAKNTKIGEVSKVFSFGQTGMPTNYAIMKVTQSQPKSDLKLKDVKSEVEDAAALQKSQMDPKFTQELNDKKKAAKITIDIPYLQDVAATINNPPETSPLAMPSPTPKKVTPKAQKPAKK, encoded by the coding sequence ATGAAAAAAGCCGCCATTTGGGTAGCCGTTGCCGGTGTTGCACTGATTCTCACCGGCTGTGGCAAGAGCTGCAATGTTGCTGATGTCCCCGCAACGGTCGCCACCGTTAACGGCCAGGGTATACCTGCTTCAGCGTATTTGGATATGACCAGCCGGAGGGCGGGTCGGGATGTGCTGACCAGCCTGATTGAACAAGATATTGTTCTGAAATGGGCGAAGGACGAAGGTGTCGCTCCAAAGCAGGATCAGATCAACAAGCAGATCGAAATTCTTAAGCGCGATGGAGTGTATGATCGCCAGGCCAAGCTCCTTGGTGAAGATGCAATCAAGTCTGAACTCACTGCAATGCAGGCGCGGATAAATCTTGCAAAAAAAGTATCAAAGGTAACTGACAGCGAGTTAAAGTCGGCTTACGAGATGATGAAGCAGCGCTATGTTCATGGTCCGCGCAAATATGTGGCGCTGATAATTAACCCCGACAAGAAAATGGTTGAGGATGCCGCCAAAGCAATTAAGGGTGGCAAGAGTTTTGACGAAGCGTCTGCTGAGTATGGTGACAAGAGATTTTCTATGGGCGGCGGTCCTATTGAGATATGGATAGCCGAAGACCAGCAGGGAATGCCCAAAGAACTGACCGACGCTGCCAAGAATACCAAAATCGGCGAAGTAAGCAAGGTATTCTCATTTGGGCAGACCGGCATGCCTACAAACTATGCCATTATGAAGGTGACTCAGTCACAGCCCAAATCAGACCTGAAGCTAAAGGACGTAAAGTCTGAAGTGGAAGATGCTGCGGCGCTGCAGAAGTCTCAGATGGACCCCAAATTCACCCAAGAGCTTAATGATAAGAAGAAGGCAGCCAAGATCACGATCGATATTCCGTATCTTCAAGATGTGGCTGCCACAATAAACAACCCGCCTGAGACATCTCCTCTGGCGATGCCTTCTCCCACACCCAAAAAGGTGACGCCGAAAGCTCAGAAACCTGCAAAGAAATAA
- the hemB gene encoding porphobilinogen synthase: MSFPINRMRRLRASNTLRRMVREVSVSVDDLIYPLFVTHGLDVKLQIPSMPGVYHFSVDAVVDEAKSVRDLGIPAVILFGLPANKDEFASEAYAQDGIVQRAVSTLKHAVPELVIITDVCLCEYTSHGHCGIVHDGEVQNDETLELIARTAVSHAEAGADMVAPSDMMDGRVMAIRESLDDRGFANTPIMAYSAKFASAFYGPFRDAAGCAPQFGNRASYQMDPPNRREAIREIALDVEEGADIVMVKPALPYLDVISDARATFDVPVAAYNVSGEYCMVKAAAQAGYIDERRIVPEILTSIKRAGADLIITYSAKDYASMI; this comes from the coding sequence ATGTCTTTTCCAATAAACAGAATGAGAAGACTGCGCGCATCCAATACTCTTCGCAGAATGGTGCGCGAGGTATCCGTCAGCGTAGATGATCTGATATATCCGCTCTTTGTTACGCATGGACTGGACGTGAAGCTGCAGATCCCTTCGATGCCGGGCGTATACCACTTCAGCGTGGATGCCGTGGTAGATGAAGCAAAATCCGTGCGCGACCTCGGCATTCCAGCAGTAATTCTGTTCGGACTGCCTGCCAATAAGGATGAGTTCGCATCAGAAGCATATGCGCAGGACGGGATCGTCCAGCGAGCTGTGTCGACTCTGAAACATGCGGTTCCTGAGCTTGTAATAATCACTGATGTCTGTTTGTGCGAGTACACCTCACATGGCCACTGTGGAATTGTGCATGATGGCGAGGTTCAAAACGACGAAACGCTGGAGCTGATAGCGCGGACGGCTGTCTCTCATGCCGAAGCAGGTGCGGATATGGTCGCTCCGTCGGATATGATGGACGGCAGGGTAATGGCAATCCGTGAATCTTTGGACGACCGTGGTTTTGCCAATACGCCGATTATGGCCTATTCTGCAAAGTTTGCATCAGCGTTCTACGGTCCGTTCAGGGACGCGGCAGGATGTGCGCCCCAGTTCGGAAACCGTGCAAGCTACCAGATGGACCCCCCGAACCGCCGCGAGGCAATCAGAGAAATCGCACTCGATGTCGAAGAGGGAGCGGATATTGTGATGGTCAAACCTGCGCTTCCTTACCTCGATGTCATAAGCGATGCGAGGGCAACGTTTGACGTGCCGGTGGCCGCCTACAATGTCTCGGGCGAATACTGCATGGTCAAAGCTGCCGCGCAGGCTGGATATATAGACGAGCGCCGCATCGTGCCCGAAATCCTTACGTCCATCAAACGCGCGGGAGCAGACCTCATCATCACATATTCAGCCAAAGACTACGCCTCCATGATTTAG